The genomic region TCTGCTGCTTTTTTTATTGAGTCTGTAACAGAGGTATGGTAAACCTACACGAGCGACCAAAAGGTGACGCGGTGATTGCTTTTTTATCTTGCCGTCAAAAGATATTATTTCATTGCGCTGCCGATGAAGTCGAATATCTCAAGCGTGTCGTCGCGGTTTTCGGCGTCGGCCAGATACTGCGCGGATATGCCTAGGTTGATGGCGAGAAAAAAACGCGCCTTTTGGCGCAGCCTGTGCGCCGTCTGCTTGCTTGCTTTGCGNNNNNNNNNNGTCGGATGATTCGTAGGCGGCGAGCACTTCGGCTACGTCGTCTATCAGCGAGTTGAATTCTTTGCGAAACGGCTCCGACCATAGCGCGAGGTTTGACAGATCAAGCAGCAGCCGGAATATATAAGTAGTGTTCCTCATGCTCTCCTTCGCGTGCGCGAAGAGGAAGCTGTTGTTTTTTTCTTCGGGAGAAGGCGCGCTCAGCCGCAGCGTCAGCTCCTTTAAATAACTTTCTTTAACGCTTTTTATTACGGCAAGAAATAGCCCCTCTTTGTTTTCATAATAATAATTTAAATGGCTCAGCGCGACGCCTGCGCGTTTTGCAATGTCGCGCATTGAGACGTTCGCGTAGCCCGCCTGCGAAATCAGCGTCACTGCGGCGGAAAGTATCTTGGCCGCGGTATCAGGTTCATCTTTTTTTGAGAGCATGGGTGCGTCCTTTCTGCTTATAAAACTTTATTGATGATTAATGTCGTCCCTGATTCCGTTATTGACACGGAACTTTTTTAGAATATAATTTGTTTGTACGTCCGTACAAATATTATACAATAAAATTGCGGGTTTGCACTTTTGACTTTTGAAATATGCGGCGGGATAATTTAAGAAATATGCGGTCCTTGCGGAAGGAGCATTTTAGAGTGAAGGTATCTGAAATATTCAGGGGAAAATATTTGATCGCGGCGGTCTCTATTGTAATAGTCGTACTTTCGTCAATGGCTATATATGTGAAGCAGCACCCGCAGGAACAGCACGTCAAAGCTTCCGGCACGGTGGAGGTGACGCAGGTGCAGCTTGCGCCGCTTGCCGGCGGCCGTATCATGGAGCTGGCCGTCAAAGAGGCCGACCATGTGAAGAAGGGGCAGTTCATCGCGCGGATGTCGCTTGACGGCGCGGACTACGAGGTGAAGATGGCCGAAGCTGCGCTTGCCGCGGCTAAGGCGCAGCTTGACGAGCTGCAAAACGGTTTCCGCCGGGAGGATGTAGCGAAGGCGGCAAGCGAAGTTGCGCTGCGTTCGGCTCAAAGCTCTCAGGCCCAACGCGACGCGAAGCGCTTTGCCTCTCTTGCGGCTGACGGAGTGGTGGCCGTGCGAGACGCTGAGCTGTATTCCGAAGCGGCGAAGACCGCGGCAAGCGCGCTTGCGATCGCGCAGGAGCAGCTGCGGCTTTTGAAAAATGGTATGCGCCCGGAACAGATAGCGGCGGCTGCGGCAAACGTAGCTCGCATGGAGTCCGCTGTGCTGAAGGCAAAGACGCAGGTCGGCTACAAGGAATTTTACGCGCCTGCGGACGGCGTGGTGCTTACGAAAAATTATCAGCCGGGCGACGTAATCACGGCTGGCGCGGCTATCGCCACTATCGGCGATATGAACGACTGCTGGGTGAAGCTCTATATACCGTCCACGCAGCTTGGGCGCGTGAAGCTTGGCCAGAGGTGCAGCGTCTTTGTCGATCCGTTCCCGAAGAAGGCTTTTGACGCAGTTGTGACGGAGGTCAACCAGCAGGCTGAGTTCAATCCGCGTATGTCGCTGACGCAGGACGAACGCGCTAATATGGTCTTTTGGATAAAGGTATCCATAAAAAATCCCGAGGGCGTCGTGAAGCCCGGAATGCCGGCGGACGTAACGCTGCTATGACGACCGAGGCGCCAAAATGCAGCCTCTCATACAGCGGCGTCGTGAAGAACTTCGGCGACGTGCGCGCGCTGCGCGGCGTGGACCTTGAGATACGCAAGGGCGAGATATTTGGCTTCATAGGGCCGGACGGCGCGGGAAAGTCCACAATGATGCGCATAGCGATGGGCATCATCAACCCCACGCAGGGAGAGTGCGCGCTGCTTGGCGCGGACGACCGCAGGCGCACGCGCGTCTTTGCGGGCTACGTGCCGCAGCTTTTCAGCCTCTATATCAACATGAGCGTCATGGAGAACATACACCTTTTCGGCTCGCTCTACGGCAAGCCGCGGCACGAGGTGGAGGAGCGCGCGGAATATATCCTGTCGCGCGTAGGGCTTTGGGGCTTTAAGGACCGCTTTGCCGGCAACCTCTCAGGAGGCATGAAGCAGAAGCTGGCTCTTGCCATCGGCCTGCTCAACACGCCGGAGATACTTCTTCTTGACGAGCCGACGACGGGAGTCGACCCTGTGGCGCGCCGCGAGTTCTGGTCGCTCTTATATCAGTTCAACCACGAGGGGCTCACCATAGTCGTAAGCACGCCCTACATGGACGAGGCGGAGCTGTGTACGCGCAAGATGTTCCTCAACCACGGCAGGATATTGGACGTAGGGACGACCGACGAGCTGCTTTCGCGCTATCCCTATAAGCTGCTCTGTCTTGAACTGAACAGCAGGACGGCCTTTGACTGGCTTGCTAAATGCGCGCACGTCATCGAGGCTAATATGTTCGGCTCCGTCTACCATATAGTGACGGACGATCCGGAGGCCGCGAAAAGCTCCATCC from Cloacibacillus sp. harbors:
- a CDS encoding helix-turn-helix domain-containing protein, which gives rise to MLSKKDEPDTAAKILSAAVTLISQAGYANVSMRDIAKRAGVALSHLNYYYENKEGLFLAVIKSVKESYLKELTLRLSAPSPEEKNNSFLFAHAKESMRNTTYIFRLLLDLSNLALWSEPFRKEFNSLIDDVAEVLAAYESSD
- a CDS encoding HlyD family efflux transporter periplasmic adaptor subunit, with product MKVSEIFRGKYLIAAVSIVIVVLSSMAIYVKQHPQEQHVKASGTVEVTQVQLAPLAGGRIMELAVKEADHVKKGQFIARMSLDGADYEVKMAEAALAAAKAQLDELQNGFRREDVAKAASEVALRSAQSSQAQRDAKRFASLAADGVVAVRDAELYSEAAKTAASALAIAQEQLRLLKNGMRPEQIAAAAANVARMESAVLKAKTQVGYKEFYAPADGVVLTKNYQPGDVITAGAAIATIGDMNDCWVKLYIPSTQLGRVKLGQRCSVFVDPFPKKAFDAVVTEVNQQAEFNPRMSLTQDERANMVFWIKVSIKNPEGVVKPGMPADVTLL
- a CDS encoding ABC transporter ATP-binding protein — encoded protein: MTTEAPKCSLSYSGVVKNFGDVRALRGVDLEIRKGEIFGFIGPDGAGKSTMMRIAMGIINPTQGECALLGADDRRRTRVFAGYVPQLFSLYINMSVMENIHLFGSLYGKPRHEVEERAEYILSRVGLWGFKDRFAGNLSGGMKQKLALAIGLLNTPEILLLDEPTTGVDPVARREFWSLLYQFNHEGLTIVVSTPYMDEAELCTRKMFLNHGRILDVGTTDELLSRYPYKLLCLELNSRTAFDWLAKCAHVIEANMFGSVYHIVTDDPEAAKSSILTALAAHHDESAAIYAIEPSLGDLFVAFAGKED